The Methanophagales archaeon DNA window TAAGGCAAGACCTCGGCGAGTATTACACACCGGATTGGCTTGCGGAACTCGTCATTTCGGAAATTGGATATGATGGCAACTTGAATAAGAGATTTCTTGACCCCGCATGTGGCAGTGGCACATTTTTAGTTTTAGCGATAAAAGAGGGCAAGACGATATGCTCTCGACCATTTTG harbors:
- a CDS encoding N-6 DNA methylase — its product is MLKRLYQYLVPKRIRQDLGEYYTPDWLAELVISEIGYDGNLNKRFLDPACGSGTFLVLAIKEGKTICSRPFCR